In Stutzerimonas stutzeri, a genomic segment contains:
- a CDS encoding nucleoside permease, translated as MSTLNVRLSLMMFLQFFIWGGWFVTLGTFLANNLGANGSQIGMAFSTQSWGAILAPFVIGLIADRYFNAERLLAILHLVGAVLLFQLYRATDFGVFYPYVLGYMIVYMPTLALVNAVAFRQMRDPAQEFSKIRVWGTVGWIIAGLVISFLFGWDSQQAIAGGALRNTFLMCAIASALLGLYSFSLPSTPPLARREQGGLKEMLGLDALKLLKDRSFAIFFLASVLICIPLAFYYQNANPFLAEIGVDNPTGKMTLGQISEVLFMLLLPLFIQRFGIKKTLLLGMLAWTLRYALFAYGNNGDLLFMLVAGIALHGICYDFFFVSGQIYTDAKAGETFKGSAQGLITLATYGVGMLIGFWVAGKVTDHFATVEGHDWQNIWLFPAVFALGVFLTFLLAFREQRPAGLSTAAKTA; from the coding sequence ATGAGCACACTCAATGTACGGCTGAGCCTGATGATGTTCCTGCAGTTCTTCATCTGGGGCGGATGGTTCGTCACTCTCGGCACCTTTCTGGCTAACAACCTGGGCGCAAACGGCAGCCAGATCGGCATGGCGTTCTCGACTCAGTCGTGGGGCGCGATTCTGGCGCCGTTCGTGATCGGGCTGATCGCCGATCGCTACTTCAACGCCGAGCGACTGCTGGCCATTCTTCACCTGGTTGGCGCCGTGCTGTTGTTTCAGCTTTATCGGGCGACTGATTTCGGGGTGTTCTACCCCTACGTACTGGGCTACATGATCGTCTACATGCCGACCCTGGCACTGGTGAATGCCGTGGCCTTCCGGCAGATGCGCGACCCGGCGCAGGAGTTTTCGAAGATCCGCGTATGGGGCACGGTGGGCTGGATCATTGCCGGATTGGTCATCAGCTTCCTGTTCGGTTGGGATTCCCAGCAAGCCATCGCAGGCGGTGCTTTGCGCAACACCTTCCTGATGTGCGCCATCGCGTCGGCACTGCTCGGGCTGTACAGCTTCAGCCTGCCAAGCACGCCGCCGCTGGCTCGGCGAGAGCAGGGCGGCCTGAAGGAAATGCTCGGGCTGGATGCGCTCAAGCTGCTGAAGGACCGCAGCTTCGCGATCTTCTTCCTCGCCTCGGTGTTGATCTGCATCCCGCTGGCCTTCTATTACCAGAACGCCAACCCGTTTCTCGCCGAGATCGGCGTCGACAACCCGACCGGCAAGATGACCCTGGGGCAGATTTCCGAAGTGCTGTTCATGCTATTGCTGCCGCTGTTCATCCAGCGTTTCGGCATCAAGAAAACGTTGCTGCTGGGCATGCTCGCCTGGACGTTGCGCTACGCATTGTTCGCTTACGGTAACAACGGGGACCTGCTCTTCATGCTGGTTGCCGGGATCGCCTTGCACGGGATCTGCTACGACTTTTTCTTCGTGTCCGGGCAGATCTATACCGACGCCAAGGCCGGCGAAACCTTCAAAGGTTCAGCGCAAGGGTTGATCACATTGGCGACTTACGGCGTCGGCATGCTGATTGGATTCTGGGTCGCCGGGAAAGTGACCGATCATTTTGCCACGGTCGAGGGGCACGACTGGCAGAACATCTGGCTGTTCCCCGCGGTGTT